The genomic region GACGCCACCGCCCGCACCGCCACCCCCGCCCCCCGCGGCCTGCTCGCCCTCACCACCACCTTCGCCTTCGACCCCAACCTCGCCCCCGACGATCAGCCCAAGGTCAACCTCTCCGGCGGCTGGTCCGAGGAGATCAAGACCGACCTCACCGCCCGCTTCCCCGAGCTCCTCAAAACCCTTGAGCCCATCCTGAGCAAGGCCGGGAAGCTCGCCAGCGACTCCGCACTCATCGCGGTTCTCCGCCGCAACAACATCCCCGACAAGGACTGGGACGGCATCCTAGCCGTTATCACCACGACCGACGAGCAGTACAACCGCGGCCGCATCGACGTGAACCTCGCGCCTGTCGAGGTCCTCGCCGCGATCCCGGGCCTGGACCGGCCCGCCGCCGAGAAGATCGTCGATGCCCGCGCCCGCGTCGGGTCCACCGAGCGCGCGAAGCTCACCTGGCCACTCACGCAGGGGGCGCTCACGCCCGAGCAGTTCGAGAAGGCCGCGCCCTGGCTAACCACCCGCTCGCTCCAGTGGCGCGTGCGGGTGGAGGCCCGCCTGCGCACCGCCGCCGCCCGTGAGCCGCGCCTGGGCTCCACCCTGGAAGCCGATGACGACACGCTTGACCCGCCGGGTATGGTGTGGGAGGCGGTCATCGATGTCTCCGACGCCCGCCCGCGGGTGGCCTACCTTCGCGATGTCACGCACCTGCCGGGGCTTGCCCGCCAGGCGCTGGCCAACGAGCAGGCGCAGGAAACAATGATCGCGTCCACCCCCGCCGATTCCGGCGTGGGCGGCAATGGGGGGGCGGTATCGGACGTTCCGCCCGTTCAGCCATCGGACCGCACGAAGTCAAAGGCCGACGCCAGCGTCGGGTCGATGAAGCGGAACACGCTCAAGGTTGACGGCGGCCTCAACCTCGGCGGCAGCAGCAAGCCCGCCGGCGGCACGGGGTCAGAAGACTCCGCGTCACCGCCCGCAGATGATCAGGGAACGGAGACAGCTGGGGATGGCAGCGGCGGGGGCTCTCCCCCGCCAACCTCGAAGGACCGGCGGATCGGCCGCTGGCGGGGCAGGAAGGAGTAGGGGTATGGGGTCCAGGGAAGTCACCATCATCGAGCTCGACGGGGCACGCCTCAGCGCCCTGTCTGCCAACGTCACCGCGGGCGGCGTCGACATCGCCCGCTGGCACACCGCCACGCGCCCGGAGTCCGTGGCGCCTGACAACGCCAAGGCTGTGGGCGAGTGGCTGGGCAAGGAACTCAAGGACGCCGGGATCCCGCGTTCCCGCGTCATCCTCGCGATGGCCCGCAACGACGTGGTCTTGAAACCCCTCACGCTGCCCGCCAGCGACGACCTGAACGAGGCCTCCATCGCCGGCGCTGTCCGCCTCCAGATGGTCCGTCAGCTCACGATGTCCATGGATGGCACGGCCATCGACTACATGATCATGCCGGGCCGCGCTCAAGGCACCATCGGCGTCATCGCCGGCGCGATGCCCGGCCACCGCGTGCAGTGGGCCCGTGACGTCGCCGCCGCCGCGGGCTGCAAGCTCAAGCGCATCGGCCTTCGCTGCTCCGGCGCCGCGGCCCTGCTCGCCGAGCTCTCCCAGCGCCGGTCCGGCCCTGTCCTTGGCATCGCCGTGGGCGCCACCACCACCGAGTTCGTCATCGTCGAAGACGGCCAGATGATGCTCGCCCGCGTGGCCGAGCTGCCCCGCCCGGAGAGCGCCTCTGAGTACGAGGCCTTCGTCCAGCGCCTCGCCGTCGAGGCCAAGCGCACGTGGATGAGCTACCGCTCCGCAACGCCCGGGCTCGAGGTCGATCTGGTTGCCGTGCTTGGCGACGGCGAGCTCGCCCGCGAGGTTGCCTCCGCCTGCGGCAAGGGCCTGGGCGTCCCGGGCGAGATGGTCCCGCTCCCCTCGTTGGCAGCCCGCTCCTGCAACGTACCAGAGGCTGAGCGTGGCACCATGGCCGCGCTCGCTGGGCTGCTCATCGAAGGCGTCGTCGGCAAGCCCGGCCTGGACTTCGCCAACCCGCGGAAGGCCCCCGACCTCGCCGCTCGCCGCCGCCAGGGCGTCCTCGCGGCCGCGCTCGTGCTCATCGTGGTCGGCGGCTTCGGCCTGGTCGCCTCCAAGAAGTCCCTGGGCTCCATGCAGGCCAAGCTCGACACGCTCCGCGCCGAAGAGGGCCGCCTCAAGAGGAACCTCGACCAGTACCTCGCCCTCCACGCCCGCGTGAACCACATCGAGCAGTGGAAGAACGCCCGCGTGGACTGGCTGCCGCACATCCACAAGCTGAGCGAGACGCTGCCCAGCCCGCACGACTCGACGACCGACGAGATCAACGGCAAGTTCCTCGCTTCCACCTTCTACGACCCCAAGGGCAAGTCGCAGTACCCCGGCGGCGAGTGGACCACCCGCGTACAGACCGTGTTCAACCTCGACGGCAAGGTGGACAACCGCACCATCGCCGCGGGCCTCCGCGAGCGCATCCTCTCGGACAAGATCTACACCGTCGAATCCCGCGGCCCCGACGTGCCCGACCGCTACGCCATTGAGCTCGCCACGCACCTGCCCCGCCCGGAGCTGCCGCCACCGCCGCCTGAGAAGCAAAAGCCCGCACCGAAGAAAGCCGCGACGCCCGAGGTAAAACCTGAAGCGAAGCCTGAGAACAAGACCGCCGATGCCGCCACGGGGGTGAAGCCATGAGCACCGCCCGCATCCAGCTCCTCGTCGGCGCGGCCCTCATGGCAGGGATCGGCTACTGGGGCTTCCACTCCATCTACGCCGCGCCACGCCGCGACCTCCAAGAGCAAATCGACCAGACCAGCGCGAACATCGACACGATGAAGCGGACGCTCCGCGCTCAGGTTGAGCTCCACGACCGCGCCAAGGCCCTCCGCACCGCCACCCTGGGCGGCAAGCAGGATCAGGTCGAGCACCGGTTCCGCACCGGCCTCTCGCGCCTGGGCGAGCAGGAAGGCCTGACCAAGGTCGTCGTCGACCACGGCCAGCCCCAGTCCACCACCAGCCCGCTCTTGTCGACCAAGGGCATCCCCACACCCCTCAAGCAGAACATCCGCAAGCAGCCCGACTTCCAGACCATCCGTGGCACGCTCAAGGGCATCGGCACGCTGGAGGAAGTCTGCAAGGTCGTCGCCACCGCCCAGTCGCAGTCCTGGCTGCATCGGGTCGACGGCTTCTCCATCAAGCCCGTCGGCGGCGAGCGCAACCAGTTTGAGCTCAAGCTCGACGTTGCCACGCTCTACCTGCCGGACCTGCCCGGCGGCGACGGCCCCGAGCCTGTCATCGTGCAGCCCCCGGCCGTTAACGAGCCGCTCTGGCGCGCGGTCGCGAGCAAGAACGTCTTCAAGGCCCCGCCCGCGCCCGCCCCGGGCGTCGAACCGGTGCGCCCCGTCGAGGTCGCCCAGGCCCCCGCGACGCCCCAGCCCGCGCCCCCGCCCCAGGTCTTTGCCCCCTACGACGACTGGAAGCTGACGGGCGTGATCATCAGCGGCGAGCGTTCCGAGGCCCTGTTCTTCAACACCCGCACGCTGGCCAAGCTCACCGTCGAGGAGGGTGCCCAGATCCTGGACGCCGTGTTCGTCGAAGGGCTGGGCGAGAAGGCGGTCATCGAGATCGCGGGCAAGCGCTTCGAAGTGTCCAATGGCCAGACATTGGCCGCGCGGAAACCCGTGTAGGTCGGTATATTGGCTCTGGTTTGTGTTCCCTAACCGGCGGTCAGGACGGCGCCGGTGCCTGACAACGTGATCCTTCGTTCGCGAAGGTGGAGGGTGGAGATGCCCCGGACCCCAGCACGATCCTCAACTCGCACGCACGGCGCACCGCCAAAGCTGCTCCTCGCGGCCTCGATCCTCGCCGTCGCCGGCCTGCCGCTCTCGCTCGCGCACGCGCAGAACGCGCCGCAGCAGCCCGCCCAGCCCGCCGCCAACAGTCATCCCGCCCGCATCGGCCCCGCGACACCCGCCGAGAAGCCCAAGGACGCCCTGCGCTTCAACTTCAAGGACGCGCCGATCGATCAGGTGCTGGACTTCTTCGCGCGCGAGTCCGGCGTCCCCATCATCTTCGAGGCCCCGCCGCCCCAGGGCACTATCACGTTCGTCAGCTCCGCCACGTACAGCTTCGACGACGCCCTCTCCATCTTCAACCTCAACCTCATGCGCTTCGAGGTGCACCTCCGCCACGAGGGCCAGTACCTCTACCTCGCGACCCTCAAGGACTCGGTCAAGAAGCCCAACGTCGTCGTCAACCCCGGCAACCTGCCCAACATCAAGCCCGACCAGATCATCACCGCGCCCATCCCGCTGGAGAACGCCAAGGCCGACCTCGTCGCCGAGCAGATCAAGTCCATGCTCAGCCAGTTCGGCGGCGTGGTGGCCGTGCCCGCGCAGAACATGGTGATCGTCGTGGAGAACGCGGCCCAGGTCCGCCGCATCCGCGAGGTCATTTCCGCCATCGACGCCGTCAAGCCCGTCGACTCCGCCTTCCGCCTCTTCCCCCTCGCCCACGCCCAGGCCGACGGCGTGCTTTCCGCCCTCAAGGGTCTGGTCGGCGAGCGTACCAAGACCGTCATCGTGGACAAGGACGGCCAGCAGCGCGTCGTGCAGGACCTCGCCGTGCAGGGCCTCAGCCTGGTGGGCGACCCGCGCACCAACTCGATCATCGCGGTGGGCCCCGCCGCCCGCATCCGCACCGTCGAGGAGCTCATCAAGCTGCTCGACGTCCCCGGCAACCCCGTCGCCGGCGGCGTCGAGTCGCAGATGACGACCTTCACGCTGAGCGCCGTCACGCCCGAGGAGGCGGCGAAGCAGCTCAACGCCCTCTACGCCACGGTCGATCCCAAGCAGAAGCCCATCGTGCTGCCGCTGAGCGGTGCGAACAAGGTGACGGTGGTGGGGTCGCGCGACCACGTCTCGCGGGCCTCGGTGCTGCTGTCCGAGCTCGACAGCGGCGTCATCCCAGACCCGCAGAACCCCGGCATGACCCGCCCCGGCGTGCCCTTCCACCGCGCCGCGACGATCAGCCTGAAGTTCGCCGCGCCCGCGACCATCGAGGGCCTGCTCACCCGCCTGCTCACCCAGAAGCAAATGCAGACGGTGAAGTTCGCCTCCGCGCCCGACTCCCGCAGCATCGTCATCTCGGGCATGGACCAGGACGTCACCTGGCTCGAGTCCCTCGTCCGCGCCCTCGACGTCGCCCCCGACGCCGACAAGGACGTGCGCATGGTCCGCGTCGCCAAGGGCGACCCCGCGGGCGTGCTCGCTAAGGCCACCACGCTCTACCAGCAGACGGGCCGCGCCGAGAAGGACGCGGTGACCACCGCCCTTGACGCCGACTCCCGTACCATCACGCTGATCGGCACCAAGGGCGCCCTCACCACCTTCCAGCAGCTGCTGACCACGGCCGAGCAATCCGCCGCTGTCGACCAGGAAGTCCGCCGCTTCACCCTTACCCGCGCCATCCCCTCGGTGCTCTCGGCCAAGGTCGCGCGCCTCTCCCGCCCCCTGCTCACGCCCACCGACGGCGCCGCCTACGTCGAGCCCACCTTCGAGCCCGCCGACGACATCAGCACGCTGATCGTCCGCGCCCAGCCGCAGCAGTTCGAAGCCCTCGCCGGCCTCATCCAGCAGCTGGATTCGCAGACGCCCCTCGAGCGCTCCCTCCGCATTGTGCCCGTCGCGACCGAGAAGGCCGCGCAGGTCAAGGACAAGGCCCTCGCCATCTACCAGGCCCAGGCCGCGAGCCTGCCCAACGCCCAGCCCATCGACGTCACCGTCAACGAGCAGGCCAACTCACTCATGGTGATCGCCGACGCCGAGGGTATGGCCCGCTTCACCCGCATCCTCGATGAGCTCCAGAAGCAGGCCGGCCCCGCCCGCGAGGTCCGCCTCATCGAGCTCAAGCTCGCCAAGGCCTCCGAAGTCACCGACTTCCTCCGCGGCATGGTTAAGTCCAGCGAGTCCATGATGATCAAGGGCGGGCCCGAGCCCGTCTTCGAGACCGTGGACGCCACCAACTCCATCATGGTCGCCGCCCAGCCCGCGCAGTTCGCGGTCATCGAGTCCCTCGTCCGCGGCCTCGACGCCCGCCACTCCGCCGACCGCCCCCCCATGCGCATCCTGCGCCTCCGCAGCACCGACGCCGCCAACCTGGCGTCCATGCTGCAGACCTCCTTCGACCAGCGCCCCATCGAAGAACGCACCAAGAAGCCGGTCACCATCCAGGCCGACCCCGGCACCAACACCCTGATCGTCAACGCCGCCGACGAGGTGATGCCCGAGATCGAATCCGTCATCGCCAAGCTCAACGAGCAGGTGACCGACGACGCCGGGCGGGAGATCCGCATCTTCCCGCTCAAGGTCGCCCGCGCCGACGAGCTCGCCCGCACGATCGACCAGATGTACCCGCAGCCGCCGGTGCCCCTCGACCCCCGCACCCGCGCCCCGCGACCCGACCTCCAACCGCCAAAGGAAGTCACCGTCCGCGCCGACATCGGCACCAATGCGCTCATCGTGGACGCACCCGCCAAGCGCCTCGCCGGCTTCGAGGCCCTGGTCCGCAGCCTCGACCAGCAGAAGCTCGGCGAGAGCGTCACGCTCCGCACCTACAAGGTCGAGCGCGCCGACCTCAACTCCGTCGCCACGACCATCCGCAACCTCGCGGTCTCCGGCTCGTTCTCGACAAACGGCCCGCTCAACGCGCCGGTCGCGGTTTCCACCGAGAACTCCACCCGCACGCTCATCGTCAGCGGGCCCCCAGCGATTTTCGAAAAGCTCGAGGAGACCCTCAAGACCCTCGACGCCGCTCCCGCCCTCCCCGCGACGGAGATGAAGCTCTACGCCCTGGAGAAGGCCCGCAGCGAGCGCCTCCAGCCCCTCGTCGAGCGCATCCTCACGCAGAAGGCCCGCGAGCTCGACCCCGCCCTCGTCAACACCAGCACCCGCGTCGTCGAGGTCACCGGCGACGCACCCTCCAACACGCTCATCGTCAACGCCCCGCGCAACGTGATCGCCATCGCCGACGGCCTCGTCAAGGCCCTCGACCAGCAGGCCGCGGCCACCGCCGTTGAGGTCCGCGTCTTCCGCCTGGGCAAGGGCGTTTCCACCACCGTCGGCCCCGCCGTCGCCTCCGCCATCCAGGCACAGGCCGTGCCCGGCGAGCCCGCGGTGTCCGTCACCCCCGAGGCCGTGAGCAACACGCTCGTCATCGTCGGCACGTCCGCGCAGCTGGAGAAGGCCGCCAAGCTCATCGAGGAGATGGACACCACCGCCGACAAGGACGGCGTCGGCGTCAAGACCATCACCCTCAGGAACGCCCGCGCCGAATCCCTCGCCCCCGTGCTCGAGAGCGTCCTCCGCAAGGAGTCCGCCCTCGACAAGCTCCCCGAGTGGGCCCGCATGCAGGCGATCGCCCGCGGCGCCACCGACGGCCCGCAGGTCCGCGTCATCGCAGAGCCCGCGCTCAACTCGCTCATCGTCAGCGGCCCCCGCAACGTGATCGAGGTCGCCGAGCAGGTCGTCGCCGAGCTCGACATCGACCCCGCCCAGCGCGCCGGCGAACGCGGCGTCCGCGTCATCACGCTCCAGAACTCCGACGCCGCCACCCTCGCGCAGAACCTCCAGGCCGTCTTCGCGGAGGAGACCAGCAAGGACCCCGCGCCCACCATCCGCGTCGACACGCAGTCCAAC from Phycisphaerales bacterium harbors:
- a CDS encoding helix-hairpin-helix domain-containing protein; translation: MTRAASSHQTLANKARRAAVLLAVMLIIVIAALVGTSVLYTADAQRGSATLTLQQAQLRAVAWSGVQGAMAQLASQRDALLRAEAPALTTEWSLFEGSTSGDIRLSPLDPSQPDAATSVSESAKLDLNTATAPMLAKLPGLSDELAGKVLAARGREFGAPEELARVQGLPASILLDVPDDATARTATPAPRGLLALTTTFAFDPNLAPDDQPKVNLSGGWSEEIKTDLTARFPELLKTLEPILSKAGKLASDSALIAVLRRNNIPDKDWDGILAVITTTDEQYNRGRIDVNLAPVEVLAAIPGLDRPAAEKIVDARARVGSTERAKLTWPLTQGALTPEQFEKAAPWLTTRSLQWRVRVEARLRTAAAREPRLGSTLEADDDTLDPPGMVWEAVIDVSDARPRVAYLRDVTHLPGLARQALANEQAQETMIASTPADSGVGGNGGAVSDVPPVQPSDRTKSKADASVGSMKRNTLKVDGGLNLGGSSKPAGGTGSEDSASPPADDQGTETAGDGSGGGSPPPTSKDRRIGRWRGRKE